A stretch of the Photobacterium toruni genome encodes the following:
- a CDS encoding iron-sulfur cluster assembly scaffold protein: MQYSSEVQNMCPISRGPQHESAPIPVEGRWVSPKDVIAISGLSHGVGACAPQQGAAKLTLNVKDGIIEEALIETIGCSGMTHSAAMASEILTGKTILEALNTDLVCDAINVAMREIFLQFVYGRTQTAFSLDGLPIGAGLEDLGKGLRSQVGTHYGTRAKGPRYMEMAEGYVTKVALDDNEEIIGYRFVNVGKMMESIGKGVPAAEAMEQATGQYGRFDEAARTIDPRHE; encoded by the coding sequence ATGCAATACTCAAGTGAAGTTCAAAACATGTGTCCTATTTCTCGTGGTCCACAACACGAGTCAGCGCCAATTCCTGTAGAAGGCCGCTGGGTTAGCCCTAAAGATGTTATTGCTATCTCTGGTTTAAGCCACGGTGTTGGTGCTTGTGCTCCTCAACAAGGTGCTGCAAAACTAACGCTTAACGTTAAAGATGGCATCATCGAAGAAGCACTAATCGAAACTATCGGTTGTTCTGGTATGACTCACTCTGCTGCTATGGCTTCAGAAATTCTTACTGGTAAAACTATCCTTGAAGCATTAAACACTGACCTTGTTTGTGACGCTATCAACGTTGCAATGCGTGAAATCTTCCTTCAATTTGTTTACGGTCGTACTCAAACTGCATTCTCTTTAGACGGTCTACCAATTGGTGCTGGTCTTGAAGATCTAGGTAAAGGTTTACGTAGCCAAGTAGGTACACATTACGGTACTCGTGCAAAAGGCCCTCGTTACATGGAGATGGCTGAAGGTTACGTAACTAAAGTTGCATTAGATGACAACGAAGAAATCATCGGCTACCGTTTTGTAAACGTAGGTAAGATGATGGAATCTATTGGTAAAGGCGTTCCTGCAGCAGAAGCTATGGAACAAGCTACTGGTCAATACGGTCGCTTTGATGAAGCAGCTCGTACTATTGATCCTCGTCACGAGTAA
- a CDS encoding GTP cyclohydrolase II — MVNVRARVPFKVGINSNIPAELLSFNGLESGKEHVAIIFQGADKTLAPLVRMHSECLTGDVFHSSRCDCGEQLDETIEKMGKVGGIILYLRQEGRGIGLYNKIDAYELQSQGMNTYEANNYLGFDDDLREFSEAAQMLRALGVNEVRLVTNNPKKICDLEEHNINIVEVVGTQAHIKDGNENYLKVKASHGKHRLKFD, encoded by the coding sequence ATGGTAAATGTTAGGGCAAGAGTGCCTTTTAAAGTAGGTATTAACAGCAATATCCCCGCTGAATTGCTTTCATTCAATGGTCTTGAATCAGGTAAAGAGCATGTTGCCATTATTTTTCAAGGCGCGGATAAAACGTTAGCTCCTTTGGTTCGTATGCATTCTGAATGCTTGACGGGTGATGTGTTTCATTCTTCGCGTTGTGACTGTGGTGAACAACTTGATGAAACTATCGAAAAAATGGGTAAAGTTGGCGGTATCATTCTTTACTTGCGCCAAGAAGGGCGCGGGATTGGTTTATATAATAAAATTGATGCCTATGAATTACAAAGCCAAGGTATGAATACCTATGAGGCTAATAATTATCTGGGTTTTGATGACGATTTACGTGAATTTTCTGAAGCAGCCCAAATGTTAAGAGCCTTAGGGGTTAACGAAGTGCGTCTAGTGACGAATAATCCTAAAAAGATTTGTGACTTAGAAGAGCATAATATCAACATTGTTGAAGTTGTTGGTACGCAAGCACATATCAAAGATGGCAATGAAAATTATTTAAAAGTGAAAGCTTCACATGGTAAGCATCGCTTAAAGTTTGACTAA
- the emrD gene encoding multidrug efflux MFS transporter EmrD, with protein sequence MVVIKQSSAGNMSKLLLLLIILVAVGQMTQTMYVPAIPDMATFFSVKSAYLQTVMAVYLIPYGLSQFIYGPLSDRIGRRPVIIAGMVIFLIGSIGTLLSSNFHWFLVATFIQGCGTGCSGAMCRTVPRDSYDGNDLHQANSLISMGVILSPLIAPVLGGYLAKHFGWESVYAFLLVFGVAVTIAMMRYFSETLPPEKRRAERVLVSYRYVLSNRRFQGYVICLIATFAGIAVFEASAGVLLGSVLKLDPIIVSWLFILPLPGYLGGAWLSGRLVRRLGVDRVLVIGMIALVLGAVTIIIPGFAGLVTIKSLIGGAFLYFVGTGMLCPVATTAAVQPFPNHAGTAGAVLGGLQNVGAGTATLAASFMSAQSQFSLGVVMTVMAIIVIMSLWWIRYSKQDTTILAR encoded by the coding sequence ATGGTTGTGATCAAGCAATCTTCGGCTGGTAACATGAGTAAGTTATTACTATTACTTATTATTTTAGTTGCTGTTGGACAAATGACACAAACAATGTATGTGCCAGCGATTCCAGATATGGCAACGTTTTTCTCTGTTAAATCGGCATACTTACAAACGGTAATGGCTGTATACCTTATCCCTTATGGGTTATCACAGTTTATTTATGGTCCATTATCTGATCGTATCGGTCGTCGCCCCGTAATTATTGCTGGTATGGTAATTTTTCTTATTGGTAGCATAGGAACATTACTATCATCTAACTTCCATTGGTTTTTAGTCGCAACATTTATTCAAGGTTGTGGTACGGGTTGTAGTGGCGCAATGTGTCGTACTGTGCCTCGTGATAGCTATGATGGTAATGATTTACACCAAGCAAATAGCCTAATTAGCATGGGAGTTATTTTATCTCCTCTAATTGCACCCGTTTTAGGGGGATACCTTGCTAAGCATTTTGGTTGGGAATCAGTGTATGCGTTTTTATTAGTCTTTGGTGTTGCCGTTACGATCGCGATGATGAGATATTTTAGTGAAACATTACCACCAGAAAAACGTCGTGCTGAACGTGTATTAGTGAGTTACCGTTATGTGTTAAGTAACCGCCGTTTTCAAGGATATGTGATTTGTCTGATTGCAACATTTGCGGGTATTGCAGTATTTGAAGCGTCGGCAGGGGTATTGCTTGGTAGTGTTCTAAAATTAGATCCTATTATTGTTAGTTGGTTGTTTATTTTACCATTACCTGGTTATTTAGGCGGAGCTTGGTTGTCAGGACGATTAGTTCGACGTTTAGGTGTTGATCGTGTGTTAGTTATCGGCATGATTGCACTTGTACTTGGTGCCGTAACTATTATTATTCCAGGTTTCGCAGGCTTAGTAACGATTAAGAGTCTTATTGGCGGCGCATTTTTGTATTTTGTTGGTACTGGTATGCTATGTCCTGTTGCGACAACAGCGGCAGTACAACCGTTTCCTAATCATGCAGGTACAGCTGGTGCAGTATTAGGTGGTTTGCAAAATGTGGGGGCAGGTACTGCAACATTGGCTGCGTCATTTATGAGTGCACAAAGCCAATTTAGTTTAGGTGTTGTTATGACTGTAATGGCGATTATCGTAATAATGAGCTTATGGTGGATCCGTTACAGTAAACAAGATACAACGATTCTTGCTCGTTAA
- a CDS encoding HI1450 family dsDNA-mimic protein, producing the protein METENLISYDDVIDVAYDIFLEMAADNLEPADVLLFTMQFDDRGAAEVVETRDDWEEHLACEIDKDLYAEVCVGLVNEENDELDDVFARLLISRDPENKGCHILWKRD; encoded by the coding sequence ATGGAAACAGAAAACCTTATTTCATACGATGATGTTATTGACGTTGCATACGATATTTTCCTAGAAATGGCAGCGGATAACTTAGAGCCAGCTGACGTATTGCTTTTCACCATGCAATTTGATGACCGTGGCGCAGCTGAAGTTGTTGAAACCCGTGATGATTGGGAAGAACATTTAGCATGTGAAATCGACAAAGACCTTTACGCAGAAGTATGTGTAGGCTTAGTTAACGAAGAGAATGACGAACTTGATGATGTGTTCGCACGTTTGCTGATCAGCCGTGATCCTGAAAACAAAGGTTGCCACATTTTATGGAAGCGTGACTAA
- a CDS encoding nucleotidyltransferase domain-containing protein, with translation MTKFLPCLDSQTTFQLDFMPLLMAAVIDLQSQVTVLHSIYLNGSIAYRQATKGLSDLNLTVVITSPLTVEEQHQITVMSQRLVRDYPVISAVDITWILLDEVLSIAAIFKWGFWLKHCSVCLYGTNLSEQFGNFESCWEIAKAFNHDIEVALVAIEQQIRRTKSVSEYQYYCRCAGKKMLRSCFMLVAIDVDDWAYTDQQCADYFLTRYSNKTTEIERLFVLINGPQVPKKASLFMLSQFGSWIVNEFNNIERKIG, from the coding sequence GTGACTAAGTTTTTACCTTGTTTGGACAGTCAAACCACCTTTCAATTAGATTTTATGCCATTGCTCATGGCTGCTGTTATTGATTTACAATCTCAAGTGACGGTATTACACAGTATTTATCTTAATGGCAGTATTGCTTATCGGCAGGCAACAAAAGGACTTTCTGATCTAAATCTTACGGTAGTGATTACATCACCGTTAACGGTGGAAGAGCAACATCAAATAACGGTGATGTCACAGAGGTTGGTTCGAGATTATCCTGTGATTTCTGCGGTTGATATTACATGGATACTGCTTGATGAGGTGTTATCTATTGCTGCCATCTTTAAGTGGGGCTTTTGGTTAAAGCATTGTAGTGTATGTTTATATGGCACTAACCTTAGTGAACAATTTGGAAATTTTGAATCTTGTTGGGAAATAGCCAAAGCGTTTAACCATGATATTGAAGTGGCTTTAGTGGCAATAGAACAACAGATCAGACGCACTAAAAGTGTTAGTGAATATCAATATTATTGTCGCTGCGCGGGTAAAAAAATGCTCAGAAGTTGCTTTATGCTAGTGGCTATCGATGTTGATGATTGGGCATATACTGATCAACAATGTGCCGATTATTTCCTGACACGTTACTCGAATAAAACGACAGAAATTGAACGATTATTTGTATTAATTAATGGCCCACAAGTCCCCAAAAAAGCATCTCTTTTTATGCTATCGCAATTTGGGTCATGGATTGTTAATGAGTTTAATAATATCGAACGAAAAATTGGTTAA
- a CDS encoding DNA polymerase II, with amino-acid sequence MQSHSTGFVLTRQSRDIKGQTEIVLWVKTATGPCRLSIVGDKPVLFICASQQSQAMEIIRSTAIQVQWKPLTLKTFQHQNIVGCYSDTIRDNYIISKSLQAEGIQPFEADIRLADRFLMERFIRGGLVFTGEIKPRNGYHDVLFTKAKAADYIPDLTVVSLDIECSEKGVLYSIGCHSQMDSRVIMVGEQPTDYQVRDELHIEWVTDEKALLLALEAWFIEYDPDIIIGWNVIDFDFRLLLHRAEWNKISLRIGRGKQTPHYRRSTQNANQGFISVPGRVVMDGIDTLKTATYNFRSWSLEAVAQELLGEGKAIHNVHDRMAEINHMFKHDKLSLAKYNLQDCKLVTRIFKHTHLLEFAIERSRLTGVELDRIGGSVAAFTNLYMPQLHRAGYIAPNLESENWIASPGGYVMDSKPGLYDSVLVLDFKSLYPSIIRSFRIDPMGLVEGLLLEEGKAEHQAIAGFRGGQFHRTRHFLPEMIESLWAARDRAKRDGDKAFSQAIKIIMNSFYGVLGSSGCRFFDHRLASSITMRGHEIMKLTRELIEAKGYEVIYGDTDSTFVSLKKAHSQTDANIIGDTLVGHINQWWQQHLQQQYGLVSALEIEYETHYHKFLMPTIRGQETGSKKRYAGLVWRGNSEQMVFKGLETVRTDWTPLAQHFQQTLYSMVFHDIDVDDYVRDYTNRTLAGEFDDQLVYRKRLRRNLDDYQKNIPPQVRAARLADEMNAKLGRPLQYQQKGAIEYVFTTSGAEPIEYRQSAIDYNHYLEKQLKPVADGILIFIGKSFDNITASQLGLF; translated from the coding sequence TTGCAGTCACATTCAACTGGGTTTGTATTAACTCGTCAAAGTCGAGATATAAAAGGACAAACGGAAATTGTTCTGTGGGTTAAAACGGCTACGGGACCGTGTCGATTATCTATTGTTGGTGATAAACCCGTATTATTTATCTGTGCGAGTCAGCAATCACAGGCTATGGAAATTATTCGATCGACTGCTATTCAAGTACAGTGGAAACCGTTAACGCTAAAAACATTTCAGCATCAGAATATCGTTGGTTGCTATAGCGATACCATTCGTGACAATTATATTATTAGTAAAAGTTTACAAGCAGAGGGAATTCAGCCATTTGAAGCGGATATTCGTTTAGCAGACCGTTTTTTGATGGAACGTTTTATTCGTGGAGGGTTAGTTTTTACGGGCGAAATAAAACCGCGTAATGGGTATCACGACGTATTGTTTACTAAAGCCAAAGCTGCAGACTATATTCCTGATCTTACCGTAGTATCGTTAGACATTGAATGTTCAGAGAAAGGCGTTTTATATTCCATTGGTTGTCATAGCCAGATGGATAGCCGTGTCATCATGGTTGGAGAACAGCCTACTGATTATCAAGTTCGTGATGAACTGCATATTGAATGGGTAACAGACGAAAAAGCGTTATTGTTAGCATTAGAAGCATGGTTTATTGAGTATGATCCAGACATTATTATTGGCTGGAACGTGATTGATTTTGATTTTCGATTACTGTTACATCGTGCAGAATGGAATAAAATTAGTCTTCGTATTGGTCGTGGCAAGCAAACACCGCATTATCGACGTTCTACGCAAAATGCTAATCAAGGTTTTATTAGTGTGCCCGGACGAGTAGTGATGGATGGTATCGATACATTAAAAACCGCGACTTATAATTTTCGTTCATGGTCATTAGAAGCTGTTGCTCAAGAGCTATTAGGCGAAGGTAAAGCTATTCATAATGTGCATGATCGTATGGCTGAAATTAACCATATGTTCAAGCATGATAAATTATCATTGGCTAAATATAACCTTCAAGACTGTAAACTTGTTACTCGTATTTTTAAACATACCCATCTATTAGAATTTGCCATAGAACGAAGTCGTCTTACGGGAGTTGAGCTTGATCGTATTGGCGGTTCAGTTGCCGCATTTACTAATCTTTATATGCCACAGTTACACCGAGCGGGGTATATTGCACCTAATCTTGAAAGTGAAAATTGGATTGCGAGCCCTGGCGGTTATGTGATGGACTCTAAGCCTGGGTTATATGACTCGGTATTAGTGTTAGATTTTAAATCGTTGTATCCCTCAATTATTCGCTCATTTAGAATCGATCCAATGGGATTAGTTGAAGGCTTATTATTAGAAGAGGGAAAAGCTGAACATCAAGCCATTGCTGGTTTTCGTGGTGGTCAATTTCATCGAACACGTCATTTTTTACCTGAGATGATTGAATCGTTATGGGCTGCCCGTGATCGCGCTAAACGAGATGGAGATAAAGCCTTTTCACAAGCAATTAAGATCATCATGAATTCATTTTATGGAGTATTAGGCTCATCTGGCTGCCGTTTCTTTGATCATCGTTTAGCATCATCGATTACCATGCGTGGTCATGAGATCATGAAGTTAACCCGTGAGTTAATTGAAGCGAAAGGCTATGAAGTGATTTATGGCGATACCGATTCGACCTTTGTATCACTTAAAAAAGCACATTCTCAGACAGATGCTAATATAATTGGCGATACTTTAGTGGGTCATATCAATCAGTGGTGGCAACAGCATCTTCAGCAGCAATATGGTTTAGTATCAGCGCTTGAAATTGAATATGAAACCCATTATCACAAGTTCTTAATGCCGACTATTCGTGGTCAAGAAACAGGTAGTAAAAAGCGTTATGCAGGACTTGTGTGGCGAGGTAATAGTGAGCAAATGGTATTTAAAGGTTTGGAAACAGTGCGTACAGACTGGACACCATTAGCTCAACATTTTCAACAAACACTATATTCAATGGTCTTTCATGATATTGATGTTGATGATTATGTGCGTGATTATACGAATCGAACTTTAGCAGGGGAGTTTGATGATCAATTAGTTTACCGTAAGCGCTTACGTCGTAATTTAGATGATTATCAGAAAAATATTCCGCCCCAAGTTCGTGCCGCGAGATTGGCCGATGAAATGAATGCTAAGCTAGGGCGCCCATTGCAATATCAACAAAAAGGGGCGATAGAATATGTGTTTACAACCTCAGGGGCTGAACCGATTGAATATCGTCAGAGTGCAATCGATTATAATCATTATTTAGAAAAACAATTAAAACCTGTTGCTGATGGTATTCTTATTTTTATTGGTAAATCGTTTGATAATATAACGGCATCACAGTTAGGTTTATTTTAG
- a CDS encoding DUF1289 domain-containing protein, with amino-acid sequence MEQLDFFDVPSPCVGCCQVNNRGYCKGCYRSREERFFWQNMTADQKIKVIKLCRQRYLRIMRRQRHNNIQEINNPSPQQQFIFDDIHKFEI; translated from the coding sequence ATGGAACAGCTGGATTTTTTTGATGTGCCAAGTCCTTGTGTTGGCTGCTGTCAGGTTAATAATCGAGGCTATTGCAAGGGGTGTTATCGCAGTCGAGAAGAACGATTCTTTTGGCAAAATATGACAGCAGATCAAAAAATTAAAGTGATAAAATTATGTCGACAGCGCTATTTACGCATTATGCGTCGTCAACGACATAATAATATTCAAGAGATTAATAACCCGTCACCACAGCAACAATTTATTTTTGATGATATTCATAAATTCGAGATATAA
- the rplY gene encoding 50S ribosomal protein L25 has protein sequence MKFNAIVRTDLGKGASRRLRLTEHFPAIVYGGEAAPVAITLKHSDIINQMDKPEFYEGFVLVIDGQEVKVKPQDIQRHVYKPKVEHMDFKRI, from the coding sequence ATGAAATTTAATGCAATTGTACGTACAGACCTTGGTAAAGGTGCGAGCCGCCGCCTACGTCTTACTGAGCACTTCCCTGCAATCGTTTACGGTGGCGAAGCTGCACCAGTAGCTATCACTCTTAAGCACAGTGATATCATCAACCAAATGGATAAGCCTGAGTTCTACGAAGGTTTTGTTCTTGTAATCGATGGCCAGGAAGTTAAGGTTAAGCCTCAAGACATCCAACGTCACGTGTACAAGCCAAAGGTTGAGCACATGGACTTTAAACGCATCTAA
- the gss gene encoding bifunctional glutathionylspermidine amidase/synthase, protein MNTDNSNNAPFGTLLGYAAGGIAIYSSDYSTINEDEYADASAMRSYIHGEYMGYKWQCVEFARRFLYINYGLVFTDVSMAYEIFSLRFLRQVVNDKILPLYAFENGSRQKPVVGSLLIWQKGGEFQDTGHVAVITHIENDKVMIAEQNVTFVPLPLGQQWTRELALHVEDGCYTIEDTFDDTEILGWVAYNTDTTYSLPQPSPEPELLNIQAAWRLNSSQFETNWLDSNDELEQTYSRVNANKLLNDDIYRYFTISESAEQELAKATNELHLMYLHATDKVLQDDNLLALFDIPKILWPRLRLSWQKHRHSMLTGRLDFCMDENGLKVYEYNADSASCHTEACLIIQKWAEQGGDIAENSPAEDLLNELASVWKYSQQYSFVHIMQDDDDEEDYHALFMQKALTLAGIESKILKGLDGIHWNPAGQLIDDNERLIECVWKTWAWETAIDQVREVRCTEYAAVPIHTGYPDTKVRLIDVLLRPEIKVFEPLWTVIPSNKAILPVLWSLFPHHHYLLDTDFHITDELSKTGYAIKPIAGRCGSNIDLVSHNESVLDKTDGQFNDQKNIYQQLWCLPKVANKYIQVCTFTVDGNYGGVCLRSDNSLVIKKDSDIEPLIVLEDSAFLNNL, encoded by the coding sequence ATGAATACAGATAATTCCAATAATGCTCCTTTCGGTACTTTACTCGGTTATGCTGCTGGGGGGATCGCTATTTATTCTTCTGATTACAGTACGATAAATGAAGATGAATATGCTGATGCCTCTGCAATGAGGAGTTACATTCATGGTGAATACATGGGGTATAAGTGGCAATGTGTTGAGTTTGCGCGCCGTTTTTTATATATCAACTATGGATTGGTATTTACCGACGTCAGTATGGCATATGAAATTTTCTCGTTACGTTTTTTACGCCAAGTAGTTAATGATAAAATTTTACCTTTATATGCGTTTGAAAACGGTTCACGCCAAAAACCCGTTGTTGGTTCATTATTGATTTGGCAAAAAGGGGGGGAATTTCAAGACACAGGCCACGTTGCTGTTATTACTCATATTGAAAATGATAAGGTAATGATTGCTGAACAAAATGTAACTTTTGTGCCATTACCATTAGGTCAACAATGGACTCGCGAACTAGCCTTGCATGTTGAAGATGGTTGTTACACCATTGAAGATACCTTTGATGATACTGAAATTTTAGGTTGGGTGGCTTACAATACTGATACAACATATAGCCTACCCCAACCTTCACCTGAGCCTGAATTACTTAACATTCAAGCTGCTTGGCGATTAAATAGCAGTCAGTTTGAAACCAATTGGTTAGATAGCAATGACGAGCTAGAACAAACGTATTCACGCGTTAATGCCAACAAGTTACTCAATGATGATATCTACCGTTATTTCACTATTTCAGAAAGTGCAGAACAAGAGTTGGCTAAAGCGACTAATGAATTGCATCTGATGTACTTACACGCAACAGATAAAGTACTGCAAGATGATAATTTATTAGCACTGTTTGATATACCGAAAATTCTATGGCCACGATTGCGTTTATCGTGGCAAAAACACCGCCATAGTATGTTAACTGGGCGTTTAGATTTCTGCATGGATGAAAATGGCTTAAAGGTTTACGAATACAACGCTGACTCAGCATCTTGCCATACTGAGGCCTGTTTAATTATTCAAAAATGGGCAGAACAAGGTGGCGATATTGCAGAAAATAGCCCAGCAGAAGACTTACTCAATGAACTTGCGAGTGTATGGAAATATAGTCAACAATATTCCTTCGTCCATATTATGCAAGATGATGACGACGAGGAAGATTATCATGCCTTATTCATGCAAAAAGCACTGACCTTAGCAGGAATTGAAAGCAAAATACTTAAAGGCTTAGACGGTATTCATTGGAATCCAGCAGGTCAATTAATTGATGATAATGAGCGCCTAATTGAATGCGTTTGGAAAACATGGGCGTGGGAAACAGCTATAGATCAAGTGCGTGAAGTTCGCTGTACCGAATATGCAGCAGTGCCGATTCACACGGGCTATCCTGATACAAAAGTACGTTTGATTGACGTGTTATTACGCCCTGAAATAAAAGTATTTGAACCATTATGGACAGTGATCCCAAGTAATAAAGCTATTCTACCCGTATTGTGGTCTTTATTCCCTCATCATCATTACTTATTAGATACTGATTTTCATATCACCGATGAACTCAGTAAAACAGGCTATGCAATTAAGCCAATTGCTGGGCGTTGCGGCAGTAATATCGATTTAGTCAGCCATAATGAATCAGTATTAGATAAAACCGATGGTCAATTTAACGACCAGAAGAACATTTATCAGCAATTATGGTGTTTACCAAAAGTCGCTAATAAATATATTCAAGTATGTACTTTTACTGTTGATGGTAATTACGGTGGTGTTTGTTTGCGTTCTGATAATTCATTAGTCATCAAAAAAGACAGTGATATTGAACCATTAATTGTTCTAGAAGACAGTGCATTTCTAAATAATCTATAA
- a CDS encoding amphi-Trp domain-containing protein has product MTNKKERDIEKHYSNTEFVAKLRRLADAVESGTRFDIQIAGERIYVPVRAEYSIEHEREGNEEEIEFQIKWRND; this is encoded by the coding sequence ATGACAAATAAAAAAGAGAGAGATATTGAAAAGCACTACTCAAATACTGAATTTGTGGCTAAATTACGTCGTTTAGCTGATGCGGTAGAAAGTGGAACCCGTTTTGATATTCAAATTGCAGGTGAGCGTATTTATGTACCTGTTCGTGCTGAATATAGCATAGAGCATGAACGTGAAGGCAACGAAGAAGAAATCGAATTTCAAATTAAGTGGCGCAACGATTAG
- a CDS encoding DEAD/DEAH box helicase, with protein MYTLRPYQQDSVNATIHYFRKHNTPAVLALPTGAGKSLVVAELARIARGRVLVLTHVKELVEQNHAKYESYGLKAAIFSAGLGRKETDQQVVFASVQSMANSLDKFKEQFSLLVIDECHRVPDDENSAYRKVIKHVQTINPNIKVLGLTATPYRLGTGWIYKYHTRGQVKTETERFFRDCIFELPIRYLLDEGFLTEPKVMDMAVLGYDFSSLTPSNTGHYKESDLDSVIEQSGRATPMIIEQVIDYAKDRRGIMIFASTVNHAQEIMGYLAHENAALVIGDTPLDERDRIINDFKDQKIKYLVNVSVLTTGFDAPHVDLIAILRPTESISLYQQIVGRGLRLFEGKKDCLILEYAGNCYDLYQPEVGDPKPNGDSEVVMVPCPACGFNNSFWGKLDPAGFLVEHYGRRCQGYFEDDDTGEREECGYRFRAKYCEECGADNDIAARRCHQCDAVMVDPDKKLREALKLKDAMIMKCTDMRLEPGKNKFGKPQLKVVYIGEEDNEINEIWQLSTKTQKSDFLTKFINPHLVDRHRPFTDTAPTKVANNEHRLRPPEIIIARKSGRFWAIRDKLFDLDQYQK; from the coding sequence ATGTATACCCTTCGTCCTTATCAGCAAGACAGTGTTAACGCGACTATCCACTATTTTCGTAAACACAACACCCCAGCAGTATTAGCTCTACCAACAGGCGCAGGTAAAAGCCTTGTAGTCGCAGAGCTTGCCCGTATTGCTCGTGGTCGTGTATTGGTGTTAACCCACGTTAAAGAGCTAGTAGAACAAAACCACGCCAAATACGAAAGTTATGGCTTAAAAGCTGCTATTTTTTCTGCTGGCTTAGGACGTAAAGAAACCGATCAGCAAGTGGTCTTTGCTTCTGTTCAGTCAATGGCAAATAGCCTTGATAAATTTAAGGAACAATTTTCTTTATTAGTTATCGATGAATGCCATCGTGTGCCTGATGATGAAAACAGCGCCTATCGCAAAGTTATCAAACATGTACAAACGATAAATCCTAATATTAAAGTGCTTGGGTTAACCGCCACCCCCTATCGCTTAGGCACTGGGTGGATTTACAAATACCATACTCGTGGTCAAGTCAAAACTGAAACCGAACGCTTCTTTCGTGATTGTATTTTTGAATTACCAATTCGTTACTTACTTGATGAAGGCTTTTTAACAGAGCCTAAAGTGATGGATATGGCTGTATTAGGTTATGATTTCTCATCACTAACACCTTCGAACACAGGTCATTATAAAGAATCTGATCTAGATAGCGTGATCGAACAATCAGGCCGTGCAACCCCAATGATCATTGAACAAGTGATTGATTATGCCAAAGATCGCCGTGGTATTATGATCTTTGCTTCAACCGTCAATCATGCTCAGGAGATAATGGGCTATCTTGCTCATGAAAATGCGGCCCTGGTTATCGGTGATACGCCCCTTGATGAACGCGATCGTATTATCAATGATTTCAAAGATCAAAAAATCAAATACCTTGTTAACGTCTCTGTATTAACAACAGGGTTTGATGCCCCCCATGTTGATTTAATTGCCATATTACGCCCTACTGAATCTATTAGCCTTTATCAACAAATTGTCGGTCGTGGCTTACGTTTATTTGAAGGTAAAAAAGACTGTTTGATCTTAGAATATGCGGGTAACTGTTACGATTTATACCAACCTGAAGTGGGCGATCCTAAACCAAATGGCGACAGCGAAGTTGTTATGGTTCCCTGCCCTGCCTGTGGTTTCAACAATAGCTTTTGGGGTAAACTCGATCCTGCTGGTTTTTTAGTTGAACATTATGGTCGTCGCTGCCAAGGCTATTTTGAAGATGATGACACAGGCGAGCGTGAGGAGTGTGGCTACCGTTTTCGTGCTAAATATTGCGAAGAATGTGGCGCAGATAATGACATTGCTGCTCGCCGCTGTCACCAATGCGATGCAGTAATGGTTGATCCCGATAAAAAGCTACGTGAAGCATTAAAGCTCAAGGATGCAATGATCATGAAATGCACCGATATGCGTTTAGAGCCGGGTAAGAATAAGTTTGGTAAGCCACAATTGAAAGTGGTTTATATTGGCGAAGAAGACAATGAAATTAACGAGATTTGGCAGTTATCAACCAAGACCCAAAAAAGTGATTTTCTCACCAAGTTCATTAATCCGCACTTAGTGGATAGGCATCGCCCCTTTACTGATACCGCCCCGACAAAAGTGGCAAATAATGAACATCGATTACGCCCACCAGAAATTATTATTGCGCGTAAAAGCGGCCGCTTCTGGGCGATCCGCGATAAATTGTTCGATTTGGATCAGTATCAAAAGTAG